Sequence from the Candidatus Thioglobus sp. NP1 genome:
GAAGATTTGAAGATGGAATATGCAAATAGCCTTTATGAGAGAAGAAAACATAAAGGACTTGACTTAATTGAGGCTCTGGAGCTTGTTTCAAATCCAAGCGTATTTGCCATGGTTGCTCTTTTAAGGGGTGATATTGATGGAGTTGTGAGTGGTGCAATTACTCCAAGTCAGGAGGTATTAAGTAATGCACTTCGAATTATTGGGGTATCTGAGGGAAGTCAACTTGTATCAAGTTTATTCCTTATGGTTTTTGATGAAAATCATAAGTCGTATGGTGAAAATATAATTTTTTCAGATTGCGCTATGAATATAGATCCTAGTTCAGAAGAGCTCGTTGAAATTGCTAAGAGTGCCTATAAGACTGCGGAATCTTTTCTTGAAGATCAGCCAAAATTAGCGATGCTCTCATTTTCTACAAATCAGAGCGCAAAGCATGCTCAAGTTGATAAAGTGAGGCTCGCAACAGAGGCACTAAGGGATGAGTTACCAAAAGCTGATATTGTTGGTAATATTCAACTTGATGCCGCGTTAGATAAAAATGTATTAAAAATTAAGTATCCAGAAACTTCATTTATACCACCTGCAAATGTGTTGGTTTTTCCAAATCTTGATGCTGCCAATATTGGCTATAAGTTAGTGCAGCGTTTTTCTGGTGCAA
This genomic interval carries:
- the pta gene encoding phosphate acetyltransferase; its protein translation is MMSLLHNLTNKAIAKFPRILLPESADPRIIQAAEIISRKKIAQVILLGSNTNPPSGIEYINIDDEDLKMEYANSLYERRKHKGLDLIEALELVSNPSVFAMVALLRGDIDGVVSGAITPSQEVLSNALRIIGVSEGSQLVSSLFLMVFDENHKSYGENIIFSDCAMNIDPSSEELVEIAKSAYKTAESFLEDQPKLAMLSFSTNQSAKHAQVDKVRLATEALRDELPKADIVGNIQLDAALDKNVLKIKYPETSFIPPANVLVFPNLDAANIGYKLVQRFSGARAIGPILQGLAKPVNDLSRGCSVDEIVDTVVITANQTK